The nucleotide window AGTGAAACAAAATATAAAGAATGCAGAAGAGGTGCTCAAGTTATAAAGGAGAAACGCAAAACATTTGTTcaatttttgagagagagattttTGTCTACTGCAACGCCATTAAGATATTGCATTTCTGTGCTCTGTACTCATATAGGGAAAAATTATATTTCTGTAGACAATTTCCAAGACTTGATTTCGCTTATCCGGTTAGTTGATTCCTTTGAGTTACTGTTGTCTCAAGATAATGTTGATTCTGAAGCTTTGGAAGAACTCTTTTCTCATTCGGATGTTGAAGATGTGTCCGAGTCGTTTGTAGGTTACTCCTTTGATCTTTGTATGATAAGAAGGGATTGCCTTTCAGCTTTACGCACTCTACGGGATTCTCTTAGTCAACTTAAACTTCCAAATATTAAGAATGAGGAATCTATACGGAAGTTCTGTTTTCAAAGAGCATCTCTAATATTTTGCACTGCATCTACTTCGTATAAGCTGCATAGAGTGGCAATGGAACCACTAAGCATTGTTGTTATTGACGAGGCTGCACAGCTAAAAGAGTGTGAGTCAACAATACCCCTGCAACTTCCAGGTGTGAAGCATGCTGTTCTTGTTGGTGATGAATGTCAGTTACCAGCTACGGTAATAAGCAAGGTACGTTGACACTACAGAGACACATATTCTTTCCTTCTGTTctcataattttatatattGTACTTCTTTCTTATTGCAAAATCTGCTTTCGTATGTTCTATAGGTTTCTGATGAAGCTGGTTTTGCAAGAAGCTTGTTTGAGAGGTTGAGCTTAATGGGTCATTCAAAACATATTTTAAATATGCAATACAGAATGCATCCATCAATAAGTTTATTCCCAAATTCAAATTTCTATAAAGACTTGATCCAGGATGCTCCAAATGTAAAACGAAGAAGCTATGAGAAGCACTATCTTCCAGGAGCAATGTTTGGTCCTTATTCTTTTATAAATGTGATTGATggaagagaggaaaaagaagaggatgGACCCAGTCGGAAAAATATAGTGGAGGTTGCTATTGTTTCAAAAATACTGCGGAATCTGTACAAAGGTATGTCTAGCAAGAGATTCTTCTTCATGTTCTCATCTCAGTATTTTAATCGTTGGGATTTCTAACTTGATGCTTTGTATGCTTTTGGTTTAAAGTTTACATTACCTTATTCACTAAAGAATACTGACTTGAACTGCAACAACTGTATTGTTTCTTCTTCCTGCACGAGTGGTACCGCATAACTGGCATCGTATGGCTGATTCATTTTTGTTTAAATCTGTTTGCAATTTGATTCAGCACTTCTCATGTAAGTctccattggtttagttttgaCCCAAGAAGTATGTTTTTAGGGTTATATTTTTAAACCACCAAACATGCCAAAGTCTTGTGCTGTTGTTAGGGTCATATTGTTATTTTGATGTTCTTATTTTGGCTTTCTCTTCTCTTTGGATACAGGATGGGTTGAATCAAAACAGAGACTCAGTATTGGTATAGTGTCTCCCTATGCTGCTCAAGTAATCACAATTAAGGACAGAGTGGGTAAGAAATATGATAAGCTTGATGGCTTTGAAGTGAAGGTAAAAACAGTTGATGGGTTTCAAGGTGGGGAAGAGGACATAATTATAATGTCCACCGTACGATCCAACAGCCATCAATCACTTCAGTTCATTTCAAAATCGCAGAGAGTTAATGTCTCTCTTACAAGGGCTAGGTATTGTTTTACTTCAACTTTTGTggtttttccttcttgtttatAAGTTTGGTGGAAATGTCTACTGAACCTCTGATGACTTCAGGCACTGTTTGTGGATTTTGGGGAATGAAAGAACGCTTTGCAATGGTGAATCTGTTTGGAATGACTTGGTCCTTGAGGCCAAAAGTCGTCGATGCTTCTTTAATGCCGATGAAGACAAGGATTTAGCCAAGGCCATATTAGGGTTAAAGAAAGAGTTTGATCAATTTGATGATTTGCTCAATGCCAACAGCATAGTTTTTAGAAGCGCTAGATGGAAGGTAAAGATCTTGATATTCGtttcaatatatatgtatatacacatatcttttttctttttctttttctcttcttttttttcgaaGAACTTCTATTGATGgaattttcaatatttttgcTTTAATGGGATTATTTGGTTTGTACATTATCTTCAGGTACTTTTCAGTGAATACTTTCTGAAGTCATTCAAGAAACTGACATCAGTCCGCTTGAAGAAGTCGGCGCTAAATCTTCTACTGAAGCTTTCCAGTGGTTGGAGACCAAAGAGGCGAAGTGTTGAGACACATTCTGGTAGCTCTTCCATGATCTTGAAGAAATTTAAAGTTGAAGGTCTGTACATTGTTTGCACTAATGACATCTCAAAGAACCTACAATACGTTCAAGTATTAAAGATCTGGGACATATTGCCTCTGGAGGATATCCCAAAGTTGATAAACCGCCTGGATGGTATTTTCAACAGATATACTGATAACTTTATCAATCTTTGCAAGGAGAAGTGTCTCCATGGGTATGTTGTTTACCATCTAGTTTTTGTTAGCATGCCttcaaaatataataataatgagTCCATCTTTCTATAGTTCTAACTAGTTATTGGCTTTCTTTCTTTGTCATTTGTATCCAGTGATCTAGAGGTTCCAAAAAGCTGGTCACCGTCTTTGGAATTTTCCCAGTTTAAGGATCTTATCATTAGTGAAGCTCAGAGTGATTTAGTTGGTGACACTTCTGATTGTAGAAGCTATGTTGAGAATTCACAGGTTAGCGAGAGTTTGTTGCTGATGAAATTTTATTCCTTATCATCTGGGGCAGTAAACCACTTGCTGTCAGACCGTGAGGGTAGAGAACTAGATCTTCCATTTGAAGTTACAGATGAAGAGATGGATATTATCCTTTATCGTAGAAGTTCCTTTATAGTGGGACGATCGGGAACTGGGAAAACTACAGTTTTAACCATGAAATTGTTTAAAAAAGAACAGTGCCACCAATTTGCAGTTGAAGGATGCTATAGTAGTCAAGATACTAGCAAGGTTGAGCAGAGTTCTGCAGCTACTGAAGGGAATGTTCTGCGCCAGCTTTTTGTGACAGTGAGTCCTAAGCTATGTTTTGCCATCAAGCGACATGTTTCACACTTGAAAAGGTGAGTGGACTATTCATCGAAAAGAATTTTTCTGCCTCTTTTAGCTTTAATGTGAATTTAGGGTTATGATCTGAATCATTAGACTACATTGTTCTCTCCCGGAAAGAACATGCAATAGAAATGTTTCTCGGTTTTATAATTAGCTGCAAACAGGTTATGGTGTTACAGTAAACTATAAATagtttttaattgttgttttttCTTGTAAAATAATTATCCTTCTCTCAAatataatgactattcatgtaAATTAAACAACCTACCATACTTCATTTGAGTCTAAAGTCTAAACTGTGTTTTTTGGAAATTCTAGTTTGAGTGCACCATAGTATATTAGTATTGTACTTTTAAAACTTAAGAATTTTGGAAATTCTAGTTGAGGACTTGCTACACTGGTAACCGAGGATATATACTGATCTCTCTTGCAGTCTTGCTCATGATGAAGTCTCTTTCTTAGTCTGAACGAATGATATTTAAATCTTCTGTATTTATTGAAGTACTGGAGGCACAAGTTTAATTTGCTAATTTTCATGTCCACAGTTTTGCATGTGGCGGAGGTAACTCAACTGAAAGAGGTTTAATTGATATGGCTGATTTTGATGAGGAGGAAAACCAATTCAAGGATTTCCAAGATTCATTTCATGATATTCCTCCGAGTTCTTACCCACTTGTCATTACATTTCATAAGTTTCTGATGATGCTCGATGGAACATTGAGTAACTCATACTTTGAAAGATTCCTTGATGTGAAAGCTACTGTTGGCCATTTTAAGAGTTCGAGATCAGTTGCATTTCAGAGCTTTATAAGGACGAAAGAAGTTAATTATGAGAGGTTTAGCTCTTTGTATTGGCCCCGTTTTAATACTAAGATAACAAAGAAGCTTGACATTTCAAGAGTCTTTATAGAGATTATTTCTTACATAAAAGGTGGCTTAGGAGCTATAGATGCATGTGATGGTAAACTCAGCCGGGAGGATTATGTTCAACTGTGCGAGGGCCGGGGTTCTAATTTGAGCAAGCAAAAGAGAGAAGCAATATACGATGTTTTTCAGGCTTATGAAAagttgaagaaggaaaatgGTGAATTTGATCTGGCTGATTTTGTAATTGATCTTCACCGTCGGCTCAAGCATGAAAATATAAGGGTGATCTGATGGAATTTGTTTATATTGATGAGGTTCAAGATCTCACAATGAGTCAAATTGCTTTGTTTAAACACATGTGCAACAATGTTGAAGAGGGATTTGTCTTTTCTGGTGATACAGCACAAACAATAGCAAGGGGTATTGACTTTAGGTTTCAGGATATACGACATCTGTTCTACAAGAAGTTTGTATTGGAGTCAAGAAACAATAACAACGATGAAAAAGGCCTCATCTCTGAATTACTTCAGTTGACTCAAAACTTCCGTACTCATGCTGGTATATTGAAGTTATCACAAAGCATTGTTGAACTACTGTATCGGTTTTTCCCCTTTTCTGTTGATGTTTTAAAACCTGAAACCAGTCTGATTTATGGTGAAGCTCCAGTTTTGCTTGAATCTGGGGAAAACGAAAATGCAATCATGAAAATTTTTGGTAACAGTGGAAATATGGTTGGCTTTGGTGCAGAGCAGGTGATTTTGGTGCGAGATGATAGTGCTCGACGAGAAATATCCAAATTTGTAGGGAAGCATGCTCTTGTCCTAACCATAGTGGAGTGTAAGGGCCTTGAGTTTCAGGTAATTACAATCTGTATTCACTTATTCACTTTAATTGCTGAGAAAGTTACTGTGATTGACTCAAGTCAagacgtgtgtgtgtgtgtgtgtgtttccaAATGAATTCTAACTACAGATCAGAAAATGATCAATTATGACTCATGCAGTCCATTCAATTTTGACTATGTTTGTAGTCTTTTTGGATTCATTCTAACATTTATGTATCCCTCACTCTAGGATGTAATCTTGGACTTTTATATTATGGTTTTACATCAGAAAAATGATACTTATGCTACAATTTTTGttagttgaaaacttgaaatattCAGTCCTAACATTTTATCTATCATCTTTATAGGATGTCCTCTTATACAACTTTTTCAGCACATCACCTTTGAAAAATCAGTGGAGGGTTATATATGATTACATGAAGGAACAAGATTTACTCGACTCCACATCACCTATGCGCTTTCCAAGTTTCAGTGAATCGAAACACAACATATTGTGCTCTGAACTGAAGCAATTATATGTGGCTGTTACTCGAACAAGACAGAgattgtggatttgtgaaaatGTGGAAGACCTCTCGAAACCTATGTTTGACTATTGGAAGAAAAAATGTCTTGTGCAACAAAGGCAGCTAGATGATTCACTTACCCAGGCCATGCAAGTGGCAAGCAGTCCAGAGGAGTGGAAATCCCGAGGCACTAAGGTTCGCTTCATCTTTCATATAAAAGATAGCTATATCTGTTGTTGACACCACTATTTCGAATAATATTTTTCTGTTCTGCTTGCCCTTGCAGCTATATCATGAACATAACTATGAAATGGCCACAATGTGCTTTGAAAGAGCTGGTGACACTTACTGGGAAAGGAGGTCTAAAGCCTCCGGCCTTAAAGCTATTGCTGACCGTATGCGAACATCAAATCCCGAAGAGGCTAAATCGATCCTTAGAAAAGCTGCTGAAATATTTGATGCTATTGGCAAGGCAGATTCTGCTGCGAGATGTTTTTCTGATTTGGGGGAGTATGAAAGAGCAGGTATGACTAATCAAACACCAGTGTTCTTTAATATGCTTTCAGTTTTCTATCCTTAGTATTCAAATGATTTTATTGCCTTTATGGTCTGTTGGACTTGAATCTTCGTATTGGTTGCACGATTTGTGTAACTTTGGTTATGAGATGCAATTTAAAATTTAGTTTCtcactttttaaattttaatggTGCAGCTAGGATATATTTGGAAAAATGTGGAGACTCTGAACTTCAGAGAGCGGCAGAATGTTTTTCACTAGCGGGATGCTATAAGGATGCTGCAGATGTCTATGCCAAGGGAAATTTTTTCTCAGAGTGTCTCACTGTTTGTGCAAATGGGAAACTATTTGAAATGGGTTTGCAGTATATTAATTATTGGAAACAGCATGCTGTTGAGGACCGTGCTAAGGCTAGTAGAGGGGAAGGAATAGATAAAATGGAGCAGGAATTTTTAGAGAGCTGCGCACTTCACTATCATAAGTTGAAAGATAACAGATTCATGATGAAATTTGTGAAAGCTTTCAATTCTATAATATTGATGCGGGACTTTTTGAAGAATATAGGGAGCCTTGATGAGCTTTTGTCATTGGAGGAAGAATTTGGAAATTATCTGGAAGCCGCAAACATCGCCCAGCTTAAAGGTGAAATCCTACTTGAATCTGATTTCCTTGGAAAGGCAGGTAAGTTCAAAGAGGCCTCACTGCATATTCTGTTTTATGTAATTTCCAAGTCTCTTTGGTCATCTGGTGGCAAGGGCTGGCCCATGGAAAAGTTTCCACAACAGGGGGAGCTTCTGACAAAGGCCAAGTCATTTGCCAAGAATGGGAAAGATAACGTTTATCAGCTGGTTTGCGCTGAGTCGGAGATTTTATTGAATGGGCAGGATAACTTGGCTGTTTTGAAACATCAAATGGATGCTTCTGAAAGACATCAGAGTATTAGAGGTGAAGTGTTATCAGCTCGAAAAATTTTGGACGCCCATTTTTCTTCAAGAACTGATGAGTATTTATGGGAGAAAGAATTGATTGGAGATCTTGTAAAGCATTCAGAAGATAAAATATCTAGAAATCAGGTGTCCATTGATTCGCTTGTCTACTACTGGAATTTCTGGAAGGAGAAGATTCTTCACATCATTGAATCTGTAGGATGTGTGGAAACTCCAGGGTACAATAGTTATGTAGAACTCTGTTTTACTTGTTTAGGAGTTTGGAGGTTGTATCATAATCTGAATCCAATCTATGTTTTACTGGTCCCTGATGCTGATTGGGTTAGAGATCTGGACAAAAGGCATTTGAAAAGTTATGGGAAGTTGGTCTCCATTGATGTTCATCAGCTCATTTCAGCAGCTCAGTATTATTGGAGTTCAGAACTGCTCTCCGTTGGCATCAAagtttt belongs to Rosa chinensis cultivar Old Blush chromosome 4, RchiOBHm-V2, whole genome shotgun sequence and includes:
- the LOC112197142 gene encoding LOW QUALITY PROTEIN: uncharacterized protein LOC112197142 (The sequence of the model RefSeq protein was modified relative to this genomic sequence to represent the inferred CDS: inserted 1 base in 1 codon; substituted 1 base at 1 genomic stop codon), which codes for MIGLLEDCVSDYHIFLGNEFTKETELKNVSETKYKECRRGAQVIKEKRKTFVQFLRERFLSTATPLRYCISVLCTHIGKNYISVDNFQDLISLIRLVDSFELLLSQDNVDSEALEELFSHSDVEDVSESFVGYSFDLCMIRRDCLSALRTLRDSLSQLKLPNIKNEESIRKFCFQRASLIFCTASTSYKLHRVAMEPLSIVVIDEAAQLKECESTIPLQLPGVKHAVLVGDECQLPATVISKVSDEAGFARSLFERLSLMGHSKHILNMQYRMHPSISLFPNSNFYKDLIQDAPNVKRRSYEKHYLPGAMFGPYSFINVIDGREEKEEDGPSRKNIVEVAIVSKILRNLYKGWVESKQRLSIGIVSPYAAQVITIKDRVGKKYDKLDGFEVKVKTVDGFQGGEEDIIIMSTVRSNSHQSLQFISKSQRVNVSLTRARHCLWILGNERTLCNGESVWNDLVLEAKSRRCFFNADEDKDLAKAILGLKKEFDQFDDLLNANSIVFRSARWKVLFSEYFLKSFKKLTSVRLKKSALNLLLKLSSGWRPKRRSVETHSGSSSMILKKFKVEGLYIVCTNDISKNLQYVQVLKIWDILPLEDIPKLINRLDGIFNRYTDNFINLCKEKCLHGDLEVPKSWSPSLEFSQFKDLIISEAQSDLVGDTSDCRSYVENSQVSESLLLMKFYSLSSGAVNHLLSDREGRELDLPFEVTDEEMDIILYRRSSFIVGRSGTGKTTVLTMKLFKKEQCHQFAVEGCYSSQDTSKVEQSSAATEGNVLRQLFVTVSPKLCFAIKRHVSHLKSFACGGGNSTERGLIDMADFDEEENQFKDFQDSFHDIPPSSYPLVITFHKFLMMLDGTLSNSYFERFLDVKATVGHFKSSRSVAFQSFIRTKEVNYERFSSLYWPRFNTKITKKLDISRVFIEIISYIKGGLGAIDACDGKLSREDYVQLCEGRGSNLSKQKREAIYDVFQAYEKLKKENGEFDLADFVIDLHRRLXAXKYKGDLMEFVYIDEVQDLTMSQIALFKHMCNNVEEGFVFSGDTAQTIARGIDFRFQDIRHLFYKKFVLESRNNNNDEKGLISELLQLTQNFRTHAGILKLSQSIVELLYRFFPFSVDVLKPETSLIYGEAPVLLESGENENAIMKIFGNSGNMVGFGAEQVILVRDDSARREISKFVGKHALVLTIVECKGLEFQDVLLYNFFSTSPLKNQWRVIYDYMKEQDLLDSTSPMRFPSFSESKHNILCSELKQLYVAVTRTRQRLWICENVEDLSKPMFDYWKKKCLVQQRQLDDSLTQAMQVASSPEEWKSRGTKLYHEHNYEMATMCFERAGDTYWERRSKASGLKAIADRMRTSNPEEAKSILRKAAEIFDAIGKADSAARCFSDLGEYERAARIYLEKCGDSELQRAAECFSLAGCYKDAADVYAKGNFFSECLTVCANGKLFEMGLQYINYWKQHAVEDRAKASRGEGIDKMEQEFLESCALHYHKLKDNRFMMKFVKAFNSIILMRDFLKNIGSLDELLSLEEEFGNYLEAANIAQLKGEILLESDFLGKAGKFKEASLHILFYVISKSLWSSGGKGWPMEKFPQQGELLTKAKSFAKNGKDNVYQLVCAESEILLNGQDNLAVLKHQMDASERHQSIRGEVLSARKILDAHFSSRTDEYLWEKELIGDLVKHSEDKISRNQVSIDSLVYYWNFWKEKILHIIESVGCVETPGYNSYVELCFTCLGVWRLYHNLNPIYVLLVPDADWVRDLDKRHLKSYGKLVSIDVHQLISAAQYYWSSELLSVGIKVLEKLEALFKFPLKNSDSTFFQCRALTLIYDVARNLLDSKCLKPRYQDCLTLQNMVTFSTGEYVDYIFPLDWRNSLRQNMISLRRTDASKNVLNQVIVEYASLNDELSYGQIGRIAMIILGSGKLLNTELCVQLVKKLEINKPWKAFIENLCASIGPEHTRQEPIEVSVMWWLHDALVETYSANWREVSDYITPGCFLYLVERLLFSASCSQGFVITTSSCFIEWLIYQDEDTSLRSMVTGGGHSLDDILPFVITVVRECIFIKKDMIEWIEKSDRNWMQYYQPLMLRLVIVLCLIHLNFGSCLDMIHDLLGSDFITELVPWEFYDALSRRRKPNSLILDVNVLAGALKKIDNTMVIASFLGPNCSGFYSSDAIFVDMTAYQCKDDILRKWFPNPTCQQDVHTSTPSGSKAKKKTKGKNKKSKKKGGRK